Proteins from a genomic interval of Candidatus Tumulicola sp.:
- a CDS encoding pitrilysin family protein codes for MGDDFDHAKTVLPNGIRVLSERIPHVRSASVGLWVGVGSAHEEPAARGISHCIEHMLFKGTPTRDAQQIAELMDSVGGHLNAFTDKESTCYHARVVDVHAPLTMDVLADMFLHSNFDPAELRKEQQVILEEIRMYDDSPDEVSHDLFIRSVWAGSPLGEPTIGYEQTVRAITKESIVRYKASRYSPNAVVICAAGNVDHTAFAKQIETLFGGMRGGGPPEDPAKPEFQAVTVVQPKDCEQVYLLFGAEGFSARDDRRYAVSVLDTILGSGMASRLFHEIREKRGLAYSVYSSHTPYRTAGLFTISATTGPDNAAEVVTLVRNELARIVQDGALEAEVARAKEHLKGGLLLSLESTSTRMLRLGRSELSLGRYLAISEVIERVDAVTLDDVNNLARMLFAPGRTALTVVGPVSEDFAANHALAQSA; via the coding sequence ATGGGCGACGACTTCGACCACGCCAAGACGGTCCTCCCGAATGGCATCCGCGTGCTCAGCGAGCGCATCCCCCACGTGCGCAGCGCGAGCGTCGGGCTATGGGTCGGGGTAGGTTCGGCGCACGAGGAGCCGGCGGCGCGCGGCATCAGCCACTGCATCGAGCACATGCTCTTCAAAGGAACGCCGACGCGCGACGCGCAGCAGATCGCCGAATTGATGGACTCGGTCGGCGGCCATCTCAACGCGTTCACCGACAAGGAATCGACCTGCTATCACGCGCGGGTCGTGGACGTGCACGCGCCCCTGACGATGGACGTGCTCGCGGACATGTTCCTCCACAGCAATTTCGACCCCGCCGAGCTGCGCAAAGAGCAGCAGGTCATTCTCGAAGAGATACGGATGTACGACGATTCGCCGGACGAGGTGAGCCACGATCTGTTCATCCGTTCGGTGTGGGCGGGCAGCCCGCTGGGTGAACCGACCATCGGATACGAGCAGACGGTCAGGGCGATCACCAAAGAGTCCATCGTGCGCTATAAGGCATCGCGCTACTCGCCCAATGCGGTCGTGATCTGCGCCGCGGGCAACGTCGACCATACCGCGTTCGCGAAGCAGATCGAAACGCTCTTCGGCGGCATGCGCGGCGGCGGTCCGCCGGAGGATCCAGCCAAGCCGGAGTTCCAAGCGGTCACGGTCGTTCAGCCCAAAGACTGCGAGCAAGTGTATCTGTTGTTCGGCGCGGAGGGGTTCAGCGCGCGCGATGACCGGCGTTATGCGGTGTCGGTGCTCGACACGATTCTTGGAAGCGGCATGGCATCGCGGCTCTTCCACGAGATCCGCGAGAAGCGCGGCCTCGCCTACAGCGTGTATTCGTCCCACACGCCGTATCGCACGGCGGGCTTGTTCACGATTTCAGCCACGACGGGTCCGGATAACGCCGCCGAGGTGGTGACGCTCGTGCGGAACGAGCTCGCGCGCATCGTGCAAGACGGCGCCCTCGAAGCCGAAGTCGCGCGCGCGAAGGAACACCTCAAGGGCGGCTTGCTGCTGTCGCTGGAAAGCACGAGCACGCGCATGCTGCGCCTTGGGCGCAGCGAGTTGAGTCTGGGCCGCTATTTGGCCATCTCGGAAGTGATCGAGCGCGTCGACGCGGTGACGCTCGACGACGTCAACAACCTCGCGCGAATGCTTTTCGCTCCCGGCCGCACCGCGCTGACGGTCGTGGGTCCGGTCAGTGAGGATTTCGCGGCGAACCACGCGTTGGCGCAATCCGCATGA
- a CDS encoding polysaccharide deacetylase family protein, whose product MPDRIRNVVCQTLVWLLIAGLKSGIPQPALAQPEAQPLAFILMYHHVADTVQPGPYARALTVTPQEFARHLAWLRAHGCEAVTVNTIVNDAVSHSVRGCEVAITIDDGYDDAAAHALPLLRQFGAVATFYVTSGFLNDPGHLSGSQVKRLADAGMEIGAHTIDHLDLTALGDAEAAHQIGASGQVLKELTGASVSTFAYPSGQLDARVERLVKAAGLRNATSTQPGTLTAPGALQDLYALPRYRIERDTGMSVLQRIVGGAKYKPLRGAAESRSIARKRVEGNDAPLAERIGAALLDASYPEQLLKVRVLRTSSAIVVGIVLSAEKPHGALTRASVLSDVAGMIDRAFAASPAIAEVDVWASKPLPVQQKMASGDLAEPSVRTVFSAAVTRGQRETAASRAAMLQATYFDPSWLREA is encoded by the coding sequence TTGCCAGATCGTATTAGAAATGTGGTATGCCAGACTTTAGTCTGGCTTCTCATCGCCGGACTGAAGTCCGGCATACCACAACCAGCGCTTGCGCAGCCGGAGGCGCAGCCGCTGGCCTTCATCTTGATGTATCACCACGTCGCCGACACGGTCCAGCCAGGTCCGTACGCGCGCGCCTTGACCGTCACGCCGCAAGAATTCGCTCGACACCTGGCATGGCTGCGCGCGCACGGCTGCGAGGCCGTCACCGTGAACACGATCGTGAACGACGCGGTTTCGCACAGCGTGCGCGGCTGCGAGGTGGCCATCACGATTGATGACGGGTACGATGACGCCGCTGCGCACGCGCTCCCGCTGCTGAGGCAATTCGGCGCCGTCGCGACGTTCTACGTGACGAGCGGGTTTTTGAACGACCCCGGACACCTCAGCGGCTCGCAGGTGAAACGCTTGGCGGATGCAGGCATGGAGATCGGCGCGCACACGATCGATCACCTCGATCTCACGGCGCTCGGCGATGCCGAGGCCGCGCATCAGATCGGCGCCTCCGGCCAGGTCCTGAAAGAGCTGACCGGCGCAAGCGTGTCGACCTTCGCCTACCCATCCGGGCAGCTCGACGCCCGAGTCGAGCGCCTCGTGAAGGCTGCCGGCTTGCGCAACGCGACGTCGACCCAGCCGGGAACGCTGACCGCGCCGGGAGCGCTTCAGGATCTCTACGCGCTGCCGCGCTATCGCATCGAACGCGATACGGGCATGAGCGTTCTGCAGCGAATCGTGGGAGGTGCGAAATACAAGCCTCTGCGGGGCGCGGCAGAGTCGCGAAGCATCGCGCGCAAGCGCGTCGAGGGGAATGATGCGCCGCTCGCCGAACGCATCGGCGCCGCGCTGCTGGATGCATCCTATCCTGAGCAATTGCTCAAGGTCCGGGTGCTGCGCACTTCGAGCGCAATCGTCGTGGGCATCGTGCTCTCCGCCGAAAAACCGCACGGCGCGCTGACCCGGGCTTCGGTGCTTTCCGACGTCGCCGGCATGATCGACCGGGCCTTTGCGGCGAGCCCCGCTATCGCCGAGGTCGATGTGTGGGCCAGCAAGCCGCTCCCGGTGCAGCAGAAGATGGCGAGCGGCGATCTCGCCGAGCCGAGCGTGCGCACGGTGTTCTCAGCGGCAGTCACGCGAGGGCAGCGCGAAACCGCCGCATCGCGGGCAGCCATGCTGCAAGCGACCTACTTCGACCCGAGTTGGTTGAGAGAAGCATAA
- the proS gene encoding proline--tRNA ligase — protein sequence MQKVEPKKEVKTIPPKGADLSEWYTQVCLRAQLVDYTPVRGCIALRPYGMAIWEMIQSEFDKRFKATGHQNAYFPLFIPESLLMREADHVEGFAPEVAWVTEGGGEKLTERLAIRPTSEVIIGTMYAKWVQSHRDLPVLINQWCNVVRWEKATRPFLRTLEFLWQEGHTAHATEAEAAQEVQRMLEVYREVAEDVLALPVIKGRKSDNEKFAGAVATYAIEALMPDGKALQAGTSHELGQHFAKAYDIKFTDVDEKVKHAWTTSWGVSWRILGGLIMAHGDDRGLVLPPAIAPIQVVIVPIIKKGDESVLPAAQRLLDELRTGVRVKLDDRAEQTAPWKFNEWEMRGVPLRVEIGPRDVAEGKVMIARRDTFEKSAVPMGEAAARIAGMLAEVQNALYARAQAYLQEHTAEQTERAAFIEALKRQEGFALALWCGRAECELDIKAESGAVTRVMQGPAPEGTTCVYCGQPARVKAYFARSY from the coding sequence ATGCAAAAAGTCGAGCCGAAAAAAGAGGTCAAGACGATCCCGCCCAAGGGCGCGGATCTTTCCGAATGGTACACGCAAGTCTGCCTGCGCGCACAGCTCGTGGACTACACGCCCGTGCGCGGGTGCATCGCGCTTCGCCCCTACGGCATGGCGATCTGGGAGATGATCCAGTCCGAGTTCGACAAGCGCTTCAAGGCCACGGGTCATCAGAACGCCTACTTCCCGCTCTTCATCCCCGAGAGTCTGCTGATGAGAGAAGCGGATCATGTCGAAGGCTTCGCGCCCGAAGTCGCCTGGGTCACCGAAGGCGGCGGGGAAAAGCTGACGGAGCGCCTTGCGATCCGCCCCACTTCCGAAGTCATCATCGGCACCATGTATGCGAAATGGGTGCAGTCGCATCGCGACCTGCCGGTGCTCATCAACCAGTGGTGCAACGTCGTGCGCTGGGAGAAAGCCACGCGGCCGTTCTTGCGTACGCTCGAATTCCTATGGCAGGAGGGCCACACCGCGCACGCGACCGAGGCTGAGGCGGCGCAAGAAGTGCAACGCATGCTCGAGGTCTATCGCGAGGTCGCCGAGGACGTGTTGGCGCTGCCCGTCATCAAGGGCCGCAAGAGCGACAACGAAAAATTTGCGGGCGCGGTCGCGACGTACGCGATCGAAGCCCTGATGCCGGATGGCAAAGCGCTGCAGGCGGGCACGTCGCACGAATTGGGCCAGCATTTCGCCAAAGCGTACGACATCAAGTTCACCGACGTCGACGAAAAGGTGAAGCACGCCTGGACCACGTCGTGGGGCGTGTCGTGGCGGATTCTGGGCGGCTTGATCATGGCGCACGGCGACGACCGCGGTTTGGTGCTGCCGCCTGCGATCGCGCCGATCCAAGTCGTCATCGTGCCCATCATCAAGAAGGGCGACGAGAGCGTGCTGCCGGCAGCGCAACGCCTCTTGGACGAGCTGCGCACCGGCGTGCGCGTGAAACTCGACGATCGCGCCGAGCAGACGGCGCCCTGGAAGTTCAACGAATGGGAGATGCGCGGCGTGCCGCTGCGGGTGGAGATCGGGCCGCGCGACGTCGCCGAAGGCAAGGTGATGATTGCGCGGCGCGACACGTTCGAGAAATCAGCGGTCCCGATGGGCGAGGCCGCTGCGCGCATCGCGGGCATGCTCGCGGAGGTCCAAAACGCGCTCTACGCGCGCGCCCAAGCATACTTGCAGGAGCACACCGCCGAGCAGACCGAGCGCGCGGCGTTCATCGAGGCATTGAAGCGGCAGGAAGGATTCGCGCTGGCGCTTTGGTGCGGGCGCGCCGAGTGCGAACTCGACATCAAGGCCGAATCAGGCGCGGTCACCCGCGTCATGCAAGGACCCGCGCCGGAGGGAACCACCTGCGTGTATTGCGGGCAGCCGGCGCGCGTCAAGGCGTATTTTGCCAGATCGTATTAG
- the ispG gene encoding flavodoxin-dependent (E)-4-hydroxy-3-methylbut-2-enyl-diphosphate synthase, which translates to MSTAQPGLPPVPEWSGVQGRSPAPPPLPPRRKTRPVKVGAIVIGGGAPVSVQSMTTTKTDDWAATLDQVHQLAEAGCEIVRISVPDAKAAAACKKIKEGARVPLVADIHFDHRYALAAIEAGWDKLRLNPGNIRDPQKVREVVRAAQERSMPIRIGVNLGSLAPDIVEKYGRTPAGMVESGMRHIRILEELDFRDIVVSLKAHDVRTTVAAYRLMATAVDYPFHLGITEAGTLRTGTVKSSVGLGMLLAEGLGDTIRVSLAADPVEEVPVCWEILKSLGIRERGVEITACPSCGRVQVDILNLAEAVEKITAEYRAPVKVAVMGCAVNGPGEASMADVGIAGGKGMGLIYRDGVKVRSLPEAQLLAGLREEIEKVIAERYPEYR; encoded by the coding sequence ATGAGCACCGCGCAGCCCGGACTGCCGCCGGTTCCCGAATGGTCAGGCGTCCAGGGGCGGAGCCCCGCGCCCCCGCCGCTGCCGCCGCGCCGCAAGACCCGGCCGGTGAAGGTCGGCGCCATCGTCATCGGCGGCGGCGCGCCCGTGTCGGTGCAGTCGATGACCACGACGAAGACCGACGACTGGGCGGCGACGCTCGATCAGGTCCACCAGCTCGCGGAAGCGGGCTGTGAGATCGTGCGCATCTCGGTGCCCGATGCGAAAGCCGCCGCCGCGTGCAAGAAGATAAAGGAAGGCGCGCGCGTGCCGCTGGTGGCGGACATCCATTTCGATCATCGCTACGCGCTGGCGGCCATCGAGGCAGGCTGGGACAAGCTGCGCCTCAATCCGGGCAACATCCGCGATCCGCAAAAGGTGCGCGAGGTCGTGCGCGCCGCGCAGGAGCGCAGCATGCCGATCCGCATCGGCGTCAACCTCGGATCATTGGCTCCCGACATCGTCGAAAAATACGGACGCACGCCTGCGGGCATGGTGGAGTCAGGCATGCGTCACATCCGCATTCTCGAGGAACTCGATTTCCGCGACATCGTCGTGTCGCTCAAAGCGCACGACGTGCGCACCACGGTGGCGGCATACCGCCTCATGGCGACCGCAGTCGACTATCCGTTCCACCTCGGCATCACTGAGGCGGGCACGCTGCGCACCGGCACGGTGAAGAGCAGCGTCGGCCTCGGCATGCTGCTGGCCGAAGGCTTGGGCGACACGATCCGCGTCTCGCTCGCCGCCGATCCGGTAGAAGAAGTGCCGGTGTGCTGGGAGATCCTCAAGTCGCTCGGCATACGGGAGCGCGGCGTGGAGATCACCGCCTGCCCGTCGTGCGGGCGCGTGCAGGTCGACATCTTGAATCTGGCTGAAGCGGTGGAGAAGATCACGGCTGAGTATCGCGCGCCGGTGAAGGTCGCCGTGATGGGCTGTGCCGTGAACGGACCGGGCGAGGCATCGATGGCCGACGTCGGCATCGCCGGGGGCAAGGGCATGGGGCTCATCTATCGCGACGGCGTGAAAGTGCGCTCGCTTCCGGAGGCGCAATTGCTGGCCGGTCTGCGCGAAGAGATCGAAAAGGTCATCGCGGAGCGCTACCCTGAGTATCGGTAG
- a CDS encoding M50 family metallopeptidase — translation MPTLLLIGLPNLLTIGQLAIFLLILGALIIFHEFGHFVLAKRAGVRVTDFAIGFGPSIVAFKRGDTTYRLNLLPLGGYCKMVGEDEKDDGSADPGNFQHKPLWSRFLIIAAGPVFNFLLGAIIFATIATSYGIPIAATNVVDIVQPGKPADRAGIVPGDQILAIDGQAFRSAEEMVTYIHGHADQTIAVDVQHDGTIRHLNIKTVSQTLFGRTFGAIGFIPRQRFERVGILRGVTWGFQTVGLTIYTQFAGLTQALWQRDASAVSGPVGIARNVIAAEQRGAESVLELAGLLSVVLGLFNLLPIPALDGGRLAFLVVEGIRGRPVDPEKEGLVHLTGFALLMVLFIFITYHDIAQWVSGRGL, via the coding sequence ATGCCGACGCTCCTCCTCATCGGGCTGCCCAACCTCCTGACGATCGGTCAGCTAGCGATCTTCTTGCTCATCTTGGGCGCGCTGATCATCTTCCACGAGTTCGGCCACTTCGTGCTCGCCAAACGGGCCGGCGTGAGGGTGACCGACTTCGCGATCGGCTTCGGGCCGTCCATCGTCGCGTTCAAGCGCGGCGACACGACGTACCGCCTCAATCTGCTGCCGCTCGGCGGCTACTGCAAGATGGTCGGCGAGGACGAGAAAGACGACGGCAGCGCCGATCCCGGAAACTTCCAGCATAAACCGCTGTGGTCGCGCTTCCTGATCATCGCCGCCGGCCCCGTGTTCAACTTCTTGCTCGGCGCCATCATCTTCGCGACGATCGCGACGTCGTACGGCATCCCGATCGCCGCCACCAATGTGGTCGACATCGTGCAGCCCGGCAAGCCGGCCGATCGCGCCGGGATCGTGCCGGGTGACCAGATCCTCGCGATCGACGGCCAAGCCTTTCGCAGCGCCGAGGAGATGGTGACGTACATCCACGGCCACGCCGATCAGACGATCGCGGTCGACGTCCAGCACGACGGCACCATCCGCCACCTCAATATCAAGACCGTGTCGCAAACTTTGTTCGGCAGGACGTTCGGCGCCATCGGCTTCATCCCACGGCAGCGCTTCGAGCGCGTCGGGATATTGCGCGGCGTGACGTGGGGTTTTCAAACCGTCGGTCTGACGATCTACACGCAGTTCGCCGGCCTCACCCAAGCGCTGTGGCAACGCGATGCGTCGGCGGTGTCAGGACCCGTGGGCATCGCGCGCAACGTGATCGCAGCCGAACAACGCGGCGCCGAATCGGTGCTCGAACTCGCCGGGCTGCTTTCGGTCGTGCTCGGGTTGTTCAATCTGCTGCCGATCCCGGCGCTGGATGGCGGGCGCTTGGCTTTCCTGGTCGTCGAAGGCATCCGCGGACGGCCGGTCGACCCAGAAAAAGAAGGGCTCGTGCACCTCACCGGCTTTGCGCTGCTCATGGTGTTGTTCATCTTCATCACCTATCACGACATCGCGCAGTGGGTCAGCGGGCGGGGTCTGTAG
- the dxr gene encoding 1-deoxy-D-xylulose-5-phosphate reductoisomerase, protein MRRVAILGSTGSIGSQALEVIAAHPERFSVTALAASTSIVLLAKQANIFRPRVVSAGSKELAESLRARLDYKPERVAYGADGLRAAALDSGAQQVLASTDGMAGLGPVLGALERGIDVALSNKELAVAAGELLFAAAQRSGARLVPVDSEHSAVFQCLAGERLADVTSIVLTASGGPFWDLSLEELERVTPEQALRHPTWRMGPKNTIDSATLMNKGLEVIEASHFFGLPGAKIEVVVHRQSIAHAFVFFGDGSVKAQLAWPDMRVPIGYALSYPERLPASGRGQEETRRSLGLDGKKATLSFEPVDESRFPSLKLCYRTLERGQTYPAVLSAANEEAGRAFLQGKVKFTDICALVERALERHQASNMTLEAVEEADRWSRAATNDLIAAIA, encoded by the coding sequence ATGCGGCGCGTCGCCATTTTAGGATCGACCGGTTCGATCGGCTCTCAGGCGCTTGAGGTGATCGCCGCGCATCCCGAGCGCTTCTCTGTGACCGCGCTTGCGGCGAGCACATCGATCGTCTTGCTTGCGAAGCAGGCGAATATCTTCCGACCGCGGGTTGTGTCGGCCGGTTCGAAGGAATTGGCGGAATCGCTGCGCGCGCGTCTGGACTACAAGCCCGAGCGCGTGGCGTACGGCGCCGATGGCTTGCGCGCCGCGGCGCTGGATTCCGGCGCGCAGCAAGTGCTCGCGTCGACCGACGGCATGGCCGGGCTCGGCCCGGTGCTCGGCGCGCTGGAGCGCGGCATCGATGTCGCCTTGTCCAACAAAGAGCTCGCGGTCGCGGCGGGCGAGCTGCTCTTCGCCGCCGCGCAGCGCAGCGGCGCGCGCCTCGTGCCGGTGGACTCCGAGCACAGCGCGGTTTTCCAATGTCTGGCGGGTGAACGGCTCGCCGACGTCACGTCGATCGTCCTGACCGCGAGCGGCGGGCCGTTTTGGGACCTGTCGCTTGAGGAACTGGAGCGCGTGACGCCCGAGCAGGCGCTGCGCCACCCGACGTGGCGCATGGGGCCGAAAAACACGATCGATTCGGCGACGCTCATGAACAAGGGCCTGGAGGTCATCGAGGCGAGCCATTTCTTCGGATTGCCCGGAGCGAAGATCGAGGTGGTCGTCCATCGCCAAAGCATCGCGCACGCATTCGTGTTCTTCGGCGACGGCAGCGTCAAGGCGCAGCTCGCGTGGCCCGACATGCGCGTGCCGATCGGGTACGCGCTCTCCTATCCGGAGCGATTGCCCGCTTCGGGCCGGGGGCAGGAAGAGACGCGCCGCAGTCTCGGCTTGGACGGCAAAAAGGCGACGCTCTCGTTCGAACCGGTCGACGAAAGTCGCTTTCCTTCGCTCAAACTGTGCTATCGGACACTCGAGCGAGGGCAGACGTATCCCGCCGTGCTGTCCGCAGCCAACGAAGAGGCAGGACGCGCCTTTCTGCAAGGGAAAGTCAAATTCACGGACATATGCGCGCTGGTCGAGCGCGCGCTCGAACGGCACCAGGCCTCGAACATGACGCTTGAGGCAGTAGAAGAAGCCGACCGTTGGTCGCGCGCCGCGACGAACGACCTCATCGCCGCAATCGCCTAG
- a CDS encoding phosphatidate cytidylyltransferase, protein MSATQAMQAGVEQRVRQELSIKRIVIGLLLAAFSIGTVFAAPLYGLLVLSIALLSAFEFARLTQRAGAAASLSVVIPAIFLYIVLSYFHLIDRFESGLIAIIVLGAMMAAFAAGVDRFTVRWGMTMMAALYLGKLPAYLVALRQAHNGGAFTLWFIIIVALTDVVGMLVGLRFGRTPLAPKFSPGKTWEGAVGAFIVATIAGTALGFVPRLGVPWWLGLIFSASVSIAAQMGDLAESALKRNAQVKDSGQLIAGHGGVLDRFDSYFVAGVVAYAVLFFAGRA, encoded by the coding sequence ATGAGCGCGACGCAGGCCATGCAAGCCGGGGTCGAACAGCGCGTGCGCCAGGAGCTATCCATCAAACGCATCGTCATAGGCCTGCTGCTGGCGGCCTTCTCCATCGGCACGGTCTTCGCGGCGCCGCTCTACGGACTGCTGGTCTTGTCAATCGCGCTCCTGAGCGCGTTCGAATTCGCGCGCCTCACGCAGCGCGCGGGCGCGGCGGCATCGCTGTCGGTGGTCATTCCCGCGATCTTCCTCTACATCGTGCTTTCGTACTTCCATCTCATCGATCGCTTCGAATCGGGTCTGATCGCCATCATCGTGCTGGGCGCCATGATGGCGGCGTTCGCGGCGGGCGTGGACCGCTTCACCGTGCGCTGGGGCATGACGATGATGGCCGCGCTGTACTTGGGCAAGCTGCCGGCGTATCTGGTGGCGCTGCGCCAGGCGCACAACGGCGGCGCGTTCACGCTGTGGTTCATCATCATCGTCGCGTTGACCGACGTGGTCGGGATGCTCGTCGGCTTGCGCTTCGGGCGCACGCCGCTTGCGCCCAAGTTCTCTCCCGGCAAGACGTGGGAGGGCGCCGTCGGGGCGTTCATCGTGGCGACCATCGCCGGCACGGCGCTTGGGTTCGTGCCGCGCCTCGGGGTGCCGTGGTGGCTCGGCCTGATATTCTCCGCCAGCGTTTCGATAGCCGCGCAAATGGGCGACCTCGCGGAATCCGCTCTCAAACGCAACGCCCAAGTGAAGGACTCAGGCCAATTGATCGCCGGTCACGGCGGCGTGCTCGATCGCTTCGACTCGTATTTCGTGGCCGGCGTCGTCGCCTACGCCGTGCTCTTCTTCGCCGGGCGCGCGTAA